A single region of the Variovorax paradoxus genome encodes:
- the cpaB gene encoding Flp pilus assembly protein CpaB produces MINLTKIVAAILVLLALALGGYAWLLSRQPPRPVAVAASTVAPAKAAQAQTFRVVVASKPLPAGRVIPADALRVERLTINPAGAFQEAAQLAGRVPVIDLGEGTPLVEGQLVSGLALRVGEGERAVAIKADEVMGVGNKVRPGDFVDVFLMLKSDGKDIDRSQARLLLSRKRVLAYGGASIDGMPSGMDKNGAAQQQAQRAEAARTAVLAVPVDDINRLTLAENSGRLLLALRNPTDMSEPDPKLFAELPTALQPVAQKAGEARRPPLEGLDRAQAGLTAADFVTGGKPGNSRIPAVAAAAPANPPARTGGSRGGLQVEVIRGDRSETINY; encoded by the coding sequence ATGATCAATCTCACCAAAATCGTCGCCGCCATCCTCGTGCTCCTGGCCCTTGCGCTCGGCGGCTATGCATGGCTGCTCAGCCGGCAGCCGCCACGGCCGGTTGCGGTCGCCGCCTCCACCGTCGCCCCGGCAAAGGCGGCTCAGGCGCAAACGTTCAGGGTGGTCGTGGCGTCCAAGCCGCTGCCCGCGGGCCGCGTGATACCCGCCGATGCGCTTCGCGTCGAACGCCTCACGATCAATCCTGCAGGCGCTTTCCAGGAGGCGGCGCAGCTCGCGGGCCGAGTGCCCGTCATCGACCTGGGCGAGGGCACGCCGCTGGTTGAAGGCCAACTGGTTTCCGGCCTGGCCTTGCGCGTCGGCGAAGGCGAACGCGCGGTCGCCATCAAGGCCGACGAGGTCATGGGCGTGGGCAACAAAGTACGGCCCGGCGACTTCGTCGATGTCTTCCTCATGCTCAAGTCCGACGGCAAGGACATCGACCGCAGCCAGGCGCGCCTGCTCCTGTCGCGGAAACGGGTGCTGGCCTACGGCGGCGCCTCCATTGATGGAATGCCTTCCGGAATGGACAAGAACGGCGCAGCCCAGCAGCAGGCCCAGCGCGCCGAGGCAGCCCGCACCGCGGTGCTCGCCGTGCCCGTGGACGACATCAACCGGCTGACGCTCGCCGAGAACAGCGGCCGCCTGCTTCTGGCGCTACGCAATCCCACCGATATGTCGGAACCCGACCCGAAGCTTTTTGCCGAACTGCCCACGGCTCTGCAGCCGGTGGCGCAAAAAGCCGGCGAGGCCCGCAGGCCGCCGCTCGAAGGCCTGGACCGGGCCCAAGCCGGTTTGACCGCCGCCGACTTCGTGACAGGCGGCAAGCCGGGCAACTCGCGAATACCAGCCGTTGCCGCCGCAGCCCCCGCAAATCCCCCGGCCCGCACGGGCGGTTCCCGCGGCGGACTGCAGGTCGAGGTCATTCGCGGCGACCGCAGCGAAACCATCAACTACTGA
- a CDS encoding A24 family peptidase, whose translation MASAYLVWLLFIAVYDFRQRRVPNRLVLAGAFLALAALATGMAPIEQDWTAALLGAGAGFGFLLLFYALRVMGAGDVKFAGALGLWVGLSALPAIWLIGSLLAGLHAALWLALQRWPVFPRLSLVLFGPSSSPEGQPTSTRIRFIPYAAYLALAAAVWMVWGRQGS comes from the coding sequence ATGGCGTCAGCCTATTTGGTCTGGTTGCTCTTCATTGCCGTCTATGACTTCAGGCAGCGCCGCGTTCCCAACCGGCTTGTGCTTGCAGGCGCTTTCCTGGCTCTTGCGGCACTGGCAACGGGAATGGCTCCCATCGAGCAAGACTGGACTGCCGCCCTGCTCGGCGCAGGCGCCGGCTTCGGCTTTCTGCTTCTTTTCTATGCACTCCGAGTCATGGGAGCCGGCGACGTGAAGTTCGCCGGAGCTCTCGGACTCTGGGTGGGCCTTTCTGCTTTGCCGGCCATATGGCTCATCGGCAGCCTGCTCGCCGGTCTTCACGCCGCGCTTTGGCTCGCTCTTCAGCGCTGGCCCGTTTTTCCCCGGCTTTCGCTGGTGCTTTTCGGGCCATCGTCTTCGCCGGAGGGCCAGCCCACGTCCACCCGGATTCGATTTATTCCTTATGCGGCCTACCTCGCGCTGGCCGCCGCGGTGTGGATGGTTTGGGGTCGACAGGGTAGCTAG
- a CDS encoding Flp family type IVb pilin: MLNSINRFLRDEEGATAIEYGIIAGLISVVMITAITGDGGIGKSLETIWGDIKSSIATAAA, encoded by the coding sequence ATGCTCAATTCAATTAATCGTTTTCTGCGTGACGAAGAAGGTGCAACCGCAATTGAATATGGAATCATTGCAGGACTGATTTCGGTAGTGATGATCACGGCCATTACCGGGGACGGTGGAATCGGCAAAAGCTTGGAAACCATTTGGGGGGACATTAAATCCTCCATTGCCACCGCCGCCGCTTGA
- a CDS encoding L,D-transpeptidase family protein, whose protein sequence is MANSQGKRRRIVADIVRHARPQTSPLQRGRTRLAALLAASALMLAAPGAASASTPAQSGSTKASSAKPKGSGAGRTAAHGAGRAAKANTRNASAATTRPAAAKPAPRKAAASSSAAIQEATGAEARLIAVYELFGRGKTRPALAKARDLVRDYPNFQLAQLVYADLLATQVPPAHAFSDSGIARLRSDPAMADLREESRRRLQALRERPAAGTVPSQFLALSTRSRYAIAVDASRSRLYLLENSDKGLQLVADYYVSVGKSGIDKAAEGDARTPLGVYYITSSLDPKSLRDFYGAGALPINYPNPYDVRRGKTGGGIWLHGTPSQQFARAPQASDGCVVMANPDLKQLLRKVQIGATPVITARSLQWISPPQAEKEAQAFTSTIAAWKEARASGNEAQLKKFYLPDFQRSNNKKSTEGFAVLRDEVEYARGKRVQFKDVSYLHWRDGDDTMVATFGEVFEGEKSGRTRRQYWLRHGSEWKLFYEEVPG, encoded by the coding sequence ATGGCAAATTCGCAAGGAAAGCGTCGGCGGATAGTGGCGGACATCGTCCGGCACGCCCGGCCACAGACCTCCCCGCTGCAACGCGGCCGGACAAGGCTTGCCGCACTCCTGGCCGCATCGGCCCTGATGCTGGCGGCGCCCGGCGCGGCCAGCGCGTCGACGCCGGCCCAATCGGGCAGCACCAAGGCGAGCAGCGCAAAGCCCAAGGGGTCTGGCGCAGGACGCACGGCTGCACATGGGGCTGGCAGGGCAGCAAAAGCCAATACCCGGAACGCCTCCGCGGCGACAACCAGACCGGCAGCGGCCAAGCCCGCACCGCGTAAAGCGGCCGCATCTTCATCGGCCGCCATCCAGGAAGCCACCGGCGCCGAAGCCCGCCTGATTGCGGTCTACGAGCTGTTCGGCCGCGGCAAGACCCGGCCCGCGCTGGCAAAAGCGCGCGACCTTGTGCGCGACTATCCCAACTTTCAGCTCGCCCAGCTTGTCTACGCCGACCTGCTGGCAACGCAGGTGCCACCCGCGCACGCCTTTTCCGACTCCGGCATTGCGCGGCTGCGCAGCGATCCGGCCATGGCCGACTTGCGCGAAGAATCCCGCCGGCGCCTGCAGGCCCTGCGCGAGCGGCCGGCGGCCGGCACCGTGCCCTCGCAGTTCCTGGCGCTCTCCACGCGCAGCCGCTATGCCATTGCGGTCGACGCCTCGCGCTCGCGGCTTTACCTGCTCGAGAACTCCGACAAGGGGCTGCAGCTCGTGGCCGACTACTACGTGTCGGTCGGCAAGTCTGGCATCGACAAAGCCGCCGAAGGCGACGCACGCACGCCGCTGGGGGTGTACTACATCACCAGCAGCCTCGACCCCAAGTCGCTGCGCGACTTCTACGGCGCCGGGGCGCTCCCCATCAACTACCCCAACCCCTATGACGTGCGGCGCGGAAAGACCGGCGGCGGCATATGGCTGCACGGCACGCCGTCGCAGCAGTTTGCCCGCGCGCCGCAGGCAAGCGACGGCTGCGTGGTCATGGCCAACCCCGACCTGAAGCAATTGCTGCGCAAAGTGCAGATCGGCGCCACGCCGGTGATCACCGCACGCAGCCTGCAATGGATCTCACCGCCGCAGGCCGAAAAGGAAGCACAGGCGTTCACAAGCACCATCGCGGCCTGGAAAGAGGCGCGGGCGAGCGGCAATGAAGCGCAATTGAAGAAATTCTATTTGCCGGATTTCCAGCGCAGCAACAATAAAAAATCCACAGAAGGATTTGCAGTCCTTCGGGATGAAGTGGAATACGCCCGAGGCAAGCGCGTCCAGTTCAAGGATGTGTCCTATCTGCATTGGCGTGACGGCGATGACACCATGGTCGCCACTTTCGGCGAGGTGTTCGAAGGCGAAAAAAGCGGGCGCACACGTCGCCAGTATTGGCTGCGCCACGGCAGCGAATGGAAACTTTTTTACGAAGAAGTACCAGGCTGA